The following coding sequences lie in one Treponema socranskii subsp. buccale genomic window:
- a CDS encoding glycine--tRNA ligase, which translates to MAETNHECTLDKIISLCKRRGFVYQSSEIYGGQAGAWDYGPLGIELKRNIQNAWWKEMTQLHDDVVGLDSSIFMHHTTWEASGHVAHFSDPMIDCTECKARFRADQLIEDFCASHDVKPEKAVDAMSHEEMKAFIDEHAVNCPVCGKHSYTAVREFNLMFKTHLGPVESDTSIVYLRPETCQGIFVDFKNIVQSNRMKIPFGVAQVGKSFRNEIIFKNFIFRTCEFEQMEMEYFCKPGTDDDAFAYWREQRWNFYKRYGIAEKNLHWKHHDKLAHYAKDAYDIQYRFPIGFEEIEGIHNRTDFDLSQHTKYSGKDMSYIDQDDGNKRYTPYVIETSAGLNRNFLMFLCEAYEEQNVAPDGGEDYRTVLHLHPRLAPVTVAVLPMMKKDGLAEIAADIRKALKEDFVTDYDTSGTIGKRYRRQDEVGTPFCVTVDYQTKDDDTVTIRFRDSMEQTRVKRTDLVSEIHKAIASYTPVIRN; encoded by the coding sequence ATGGCGGAAACGAATCACGAATGCACGCTTGATAAAATCATCAGTTTGTGCAAGCGGCGCGGCTTTGTATATCAATCGAGTGAAATTTACGGCGGACAGGCGGGGGCGTGGGATTACGGTCCGCTCGGCATCGAACTCAAACGCAATATTCAAAACGCGTGGTGGAAAGAGATGACGCAGCTCCACGACGATGTCGTCGGTCTCGACTCTTCGATCTTTATGCATCACACGACGTGGGAAGCGAGCGGACACGTCGCGCATTTTTCCGATCCGATGATCGACTGCACCGAGTGCAAAGCGCGTTTTCGTGCGGATCAGCTCATCGAAGATTTTTGCGCTTCTCACGACGTAAAGCCTGAAAAGGCGGTGGATGCGATGTCGCACGAAGAGATGAAAGCGTTTATCGACGAGCACGCCGTCAACTGCCCCGTATGCGGCAAGCACAGCTATACCGCCGTGCGCGAATTCAATTTGATGTTTAAAACGCATCTCGGCCCCGTCGAAAGCGACACGTCCATCGTATACCTGCGCCCGGAAACCTGTCAGGGCATCTTCGTCGATTTTAAAAATATCGTTCAATCGAACCGAATGAAGATTCCGTTCGGCGTCGCGCAGGTCGGAAAATCGTTCCGCAATGAAATCATCTTTAAGAATTTTATCTTCCGTACCTGCGAATTCGAACAGATGGAAATGGAATATTTTTGCAAGCCGGGAACCGACGACGATGCGTTCGCGTATTGGCGGGAACAACGCTGGAACTTTTACAAGCGCTACGGTATTGCCGAAAAAAATCTTCACTGGAAACACCACGACAAACTCGCGCACTATGCGAAAGACGCCTACGATATCCAATACCGCTTTCCGATTGGTTTCGAAGAGATCGAAGGCATTCACAACCGAACGGATTTCGATCTGTCGCAGCACACCAAGTACAGCGGCAAGGATATGAGCTATATCGATCAGGACGACGGCAACAAACGCTACACTCCGTACGTCATCGAAACGTCCGCCGGATTGAACCGCAACTTTCTCATGTTTTTGTGCGAAGCGTACGAAGAGCAAAACGTCGCGCCCGACGGCGGCGAAGATTACCGCACGGTACTGCATCTTCATCCGCGCCTCGCGCCGGTTACGGTCGCCGTACTCCCGATGATGAAAAAAGACGGACTCGCGGAGATAGCGGCGGACATCCGCAAAGCGCTCAAAGAAGATTTCGTCACAGATTACGATACGAGCGGTACGATCGGCAAACGTTACCGCCGGCAGGATGAGGTCGGCACGCCGTTTTGCGTTACGGTCGATTATCAAACAAAAGACGACGATACCGTGACGATCCGCTTTCGCGATTCGATGGAACAAACGCGCGTCAAGCGAACCGATTTGGTTTCCGAAATTCACAAAGCGATCGCGTCGTATACGCCCGTCATTAGAAATTAA
- a CDS encoding aldo/keto reductase, whose product MEYVRLGKTNLLASRTAFGAMSLKHTGDAETASTLIRKAYEAGINFFDTSRSNGASEKLLGDALYEVRENVIIATKSKASSGQELLCDLDESLDALHCDAIDLYQYETENFVPTADGKDGIYQTLLTMKAAGKIKHIGAVTEDFDTASEIIKTELYETIQFPFSMISPIDTASLVGLCAERDMGFIAMQPLCGGVLSNIPLAFGFLHQYENVFPLWGAETLEELSQILYFNDRPPVIDEAFQRDVEKLRTFFN is encoded by the coding sequence ATGGAATACGTTCGGCTCGGTAAAACGAATCTTCTCGCAAGCAGGACGGCCTTCGGTGCCATGTCGTTGAAGCATACGGGAGATGCCGAAACGGCTTCGACTCTCATCCGAAAAGCGTACGAAGCGGGAATCAATTTTTTCGATACGTCGCGCAGCAACGGTGCAAGCGAAAAGCTGCTCGGAGACGCGCTGTATGAAGTGCGGGAAAACGTCATCATTGCGACGAAATCGAAAGCCTCTTCGGGGCAGGAACTGCTTTGCGATTTGGACGAAAGCCTCGATGCGCTGCACTGCGATGCGATCGATCTGTACCAATACGAAACCGAAAATTTTGTCCCGACGGCCGACGGCAAAGACGGCATCTATCAAACGCTCCTTACGATGAAAGCCGCCGGTAAAATCAAACACATAGGAGCCGTAACCGAAGATTTCGATACCGCTTCCGAAATTATTAAAACGGAACTTTACGAAACGATTCAATTCCCGTTCAGCATGATAAGCCCGATCGACACAGCATCTCTCGTCGGGCTGTGCGCGGAGCGCGATATGGGTTTTATCGCGATGCAGCCCTTGTGCGGAGGCGTGCTTTCGAATATTCCGCTCGCCTTCGGCTTTCTCCATCAATACGAAAACGTTTTTCCGCTGTGGGGTGCGGAAACGCTCGAAGAGCTTTCGCAGATTTTGTATTTTAACGACCGCCCGCCGGTCATCGACGAAGCGTTCCAAAGAGATGTCGAAAAGCTGCGTACGTTTTTTAATTAG
- a CDS encoding acetate kinase, whose translation MVILTLNCGSSSAKYQVYDWDDKAVLCTGIVERVGRPGSVITHCVEADKYKIESPCPTHKEAIELIMKEITDEKVGVIKDMSTIGAVGHRVLHGGERFTKSVIITPAVLETFREVQDLGPLHNPANIMGIEAAQKVLPNVPHCAVMDTAWHQTMPEVSYMYAIPHEWYEKYHARRYGFHGTSFMYTSKRAAVLLGKEPKDTNLIICHLGNGASVCAVKGGVCFDTSMGITPLEGLVMGTRCGDVDAALPFYIMRKTGMSAEAMDMALNKQCGLLGITNGKYADSRDIENAAAAGDKLAALSIEMSAYRLKKYIGAYKAALGRVDAVVFTAGIGEHSPDVRGKSLEGLDDIGIKIDAQKNAWSFTGNAETCISADDSKTKIFVIPTDEELVMTEDAYALMKGTYDIHTKFTYSFQDPKYVNKAREELLPKDLEKCANLADIIVRP comes from the coding sequence ATGGTTATTTTAACGCTTAACTGCGGTTCATCTTCCGCAAAGTACCAAGTCTACGACTGGGACGACAAAGCCGTTTTGTGTACGGGCATCGTAGAACGCGTCGGGCGTCCCGGTTCGGTCATCACGCACTGCGTCGAAGCCGACAAATATAAAATCGAAAGCCCCTGCCCGACGCACAAAGAAGCGATCGAACTTATCATGAAAGAAATAACCGACGAAAAAGTCGGCGTTATCAAAGACATGAGCACGATCGGAGCTGTCGGTCACCGCGTGCTCCACGGCGGTGAAAGATTTACAAAGTCGGTCATCATCACGCCGGCCGTACTCGAAACGTTCCGCGAAGTGCAGGATTTGGGGCCGCTGCACAATCCTGCAAATATCATGGGTATCGAAGCCGCGCAAAAAGTGCTGCCGAACGTTCCGCACTGCGCCGTCATGGATACCGCATGGCACCAGACGATGCCTGAAGTATCGTATATGTATGCTATCCCGCACGAATGGTACGAAAAATATCACGCGCGCCGCTACGGTTTTCACGGCACCTCGTTTATGTATACGTCGAAACGCGCTGCGGTGCTGCTCGGCAAAGAGCCGAAAGATACGAATTTAATAATCTGCCATCTCGGAAACGGTGCGTCGGTATGTGCGGTAAAAGGCGGCGTCTGTTTCGATACGTCTATGGGCATTACACCGCTCGAGGGACTCGTCATGGGTACGAGGTGCGGCGACGTCGACGCGGCGCTTCCCTTTTACATCATGCGCAAAACAGGCATGAGCGCGGAAGCTATGGATATGGCACTCAACAAACAGTGCGGCTTACTCGGTATCACGAACGGAAAATACGCGGACAGCCGCGATATCGAAAATGCGGCAGCGGCGGGTGACAAGCTCGCCGCCCTGTCGATTGAAATGTCCGCATACCGTCTTAAAAAATATATCGGTGCATATAAAGCAGCGCTCGGCCGCGTCGATGCGGTCGTCTTTACCGCAGGTATCGGAGAACACTCTCCGGACGTGCGAGGAAAAAGTCTCGAAGGGTTGGACGATATCGGTATCAAAATCGATGCGCAAAAAAACGCATGGTCGTTTACCGGAAACGCGGAAACATGTATCAGCGCCGATGACAGCAAAACGAAAATTTTCGTCATCCCGACGGACGAAGAACTCGTCATGACCGAAGACGCATACGCGCTCATGAAGGGCACGTACGATATCCATACGAAGTTTACATACAGCTTCCAGGATCCGAAATACGTCAATAAAGCGCGTGAAGAACTGTTACCGAAAGATTTGGAAAAGTGCGCAAACCTTGCGGATATCATCGTGCGTCCGTAA
- a CDS encoding DUF4349 domain-containing protein translates to MKRVQSIILLIIFTAAGILTGCGARKNFAAMKYAADSAPMRSGDVYAAEEKAAGTLSDAAPPLSENRKLIRTGNIRFEVSSLAETKAAVEAWAKRFDGYVSDFSEDGRSLGMTVHIPSSAFDDAMSSSGTIGKIVSKSADSVDVTDRFYDLDSRLATRRVLLERLQSYLREAKNMKDMLEIETKINDVTAEIEQMQGQFNRLSEQIDYSEIYIEANLPYNHAEDRGFIFPDLKSAFIEFCETVVGFFSNFIFVVLYIIIFGIPILCVVFLLYWICFGKIGVLRKLFEKIRAGKKEK, encoded by the coding sequence ATGAAACGGGTACAGTCTATAATTTTATTAATAATTTTTACTGCAGCGGGTATTTTGACCGGCTGCGGCGCGCGCAAAAACTTTGCCGCAATGAAATACGCAGCCGACAGCGCGCCTATGCGTTCCGGCGACGTCTATGCGGCGGAAGAAAAAGCCGCCGGTACTCTTTCCGATGCCGCGCCGCCTTTGTCCGAAAACCGCAAGCTCATCCGCACGGGAAATATACGTTTTGAAGTTTCGAGCCTTGCCGAAACGAAGGCGGCGGTAGAAGCATGGGCGAAGCGTTTTGACGGTTATGTTTCGGATTTTTCGGAAGACGGCCGCTCGCTCGGTATGACGGTGCACATCCCGTCTTCCGCTTTTGACGATGCGATGTCGTCGTCCGGCACTATCGGCAAAATCGTTTCGAAATCCGCGGACAGTGTCGACGTTACCGACCGCTTTTACGATTTGGATTCGCGTTTGGCAACGCGCCGCGTTTTGCTCGAGCGCTTGCAGTCGTATCTTCGGGAAGCGAAAAATATGAAAGACATGCTCGAAATCGAAACGAAGATAAACGACGTGACGGCCGAAATCGAGCAGATGCAGGGACAGTTCAATCGCTTGTCCGAGCAGATCGATTATTCGGAAATCTATATCGAAGCGAACTTGCCGTACAATCACGCGGAAGACAGAGGCTTTATTTTTCCCGATTTGAAATCTGCGTTTATCGAATTCTGTGAAACCGTCGTCGGATTTTTTTCAAACTTTATATTCGTCGTTTTGTATATAATCATTTTCGGCATACCGATTCTCTGCGTCGTCTTTTTGCTGTATTGGATTTGCTTCGGTAAAATCGGCGTGCTTCGAAAACTGTTTGAAAAGATACGAGCAGGGAAAAAAGAAAAATAA
- a CDS encoding lyase family protein, producing the protein MQTRSVFENISPLDHRYSISEKDVYDKLARCISEEAAVRSCAKAEAALVKAHFEVRGALTREIERAIDAAANAVDPEEVYAEEEKTQHNIRALVNVMKRTVPSEIAPFVHLGATSVDILDTALALRMRDVMQNVTLPELKALEKALCDIALRDAETPQVGRTHGQHAVPITFGWTIAEFVSRLGKSIIKIEELAKQLKGKLAGPVGAYNGLSMIVKDPEDLERRYLAFLGLEASEYSNQLVEPEYLLRLLLECNTAFGIIANLADDLRNLQRSEIGEVFEYFSSTQVGSSTMPQKRNPWNSEHVKSLWKAMCPRVITFYMDQISEHQRDLTNSASQRFIADYVAGFTMAVSRMKKVVSGLQADTEAMVKTLENAGGRVRGGVLAEPAYILLGEAGVSDGHEIVRKITLECEKTGEPFFTVLKRHTDAFNKITEQLKKLGVADAETFFENPARYRGLAAEKSKRIAEKYAALMKG; encoded by the coding sequence ATGCAAACCCGTTCCGTTTTTGAAAATATTTCGCCGCTGGATCACCGTTATTCGATTTCCGAAAAAGACGTATACGATAAACTCGCGCGCTGCATTTCCGAAGAGGCGGCGGTGCGCTCGTGCGCAAAAGCCGAAGCAGCTCTCGTAAAAGCGCATTTCGAAGTGCGAGGCGCACTTACACGTGAAATCGAGCGGGCGATCGATGCGGCGGCAAATGCCGTCGATCCCGAAGAAGTGTACGCTGAAGAAGAAAAGACGCAGCACAATATCCGCGCGCTCGTCAACGTGATGAAGCGGACGGTTCCGAGTGAAATCGCGCCCTTCGTTCACTTGGGTGCGACGAGCGTCGACATACTTGATACTGCGCTTGCACTTCGCATGCGAGACGTTATGCAAAACGTAACCCTGCCCGAACTGAAAGCGCTCGAAAAGGCGCTCTGCGATATCGCGCTGCGCGATGCCGAAACGCCGCAAGTCGGGCGTACGCACGGTCAGCATGCCGTTCCGATTACCTTCGGTTGGACAATTGCGGAATTCGTTTCGAGGCTCGGAAAATCGATTATTAAAATCGAAGAGCTTGCAAAGCAGCTGAAGGGAAAACTTGCAGGTCCCGTCGGCGCGTATAACGGGCTTTCGATGATTGTCAAAGATCCGGAAGATTTGGAGCGGCGCTATCTCGCATTTCTCGGTCTCGAAGCGAGCGAGTATTCGAATCAGCTCGTCGAACCGGAATACCTTTTACGCCTGCTGCTCGAATGTAATACCGCTTTCGGCATCATCGCAAATCTCGCCGACGATTTGCGCAATCTCCAGCGTTCGGAGATCGGAGAAGTGTTCGAGTATTTCAGTTCGACGCAAGTCGGTTCGAGTACGATGCCGCAAAAGCGCAATCCGTGGAACAGCGAGCACGTAAAGTCTTTGTGGAAAGCGATGTGTCCGCGCGTCATCACGTTTTACATGGATCAGATTTCGGAACATCAGCGCGATTTGACGAACAGCGCGAGCCAGCGGTTTATCGCCGATTACGTCGCGGGCTTTACGATGGCGGTGAGCCGCATGAAAAAAGTCGTGTCCGGTTTGCAGGCGGATACGGAAGCGATGGTAAAGACGCTTGAAAATGCGGGCGGCAGAGTAAGGGGCGGAGTGCTTGCGGAGCCGGCGTATATTTTGCTCGGAGAAGCGGGTGTGAGCGACGGTCATGAAATCGTCAGAAAAATTACGCTCGAATGCGAAAAGACGGGAGAACCGTTTTTTACCGTACTGAAGCGTCATACGGATGCTTTTAATAAAATAACCGAACAGCTGAAAAAGCTCGGCGTTGCAGACGCGGAAACGTTTTTCGAAAATCCCGCGCGCTACCGCGGACTTGCCGCGGAAAAATCGAAGCGTATTGCGGAAAAGTACGCGGCGCTGATGAAGGGCTGA
- a CDS encoding RelA/SpoT family protein, translating to MSRTVTVKADMNDTAALLGEFFGAFDFYSDEDKRKIEAAWNLLCEKSRGKIRADGSPYCLHPLRIAYILAQNKMDSESICAALLHTIYDFDVAKDDIRKLFDENTSRLIDGTAKIMHMPVGHSTIQQADAVRKMLFAMVDDVRIILIKIADKLDQIRCIDTLPEAAQRSLAAEIIDIWAPLADRLGMQEEKNEFEDLSLKYTNPDVFLQIKAIVAQKKDERNAYLEKAVEQIRSAAQKAGIRIAVTSRAKHFYSIYQKMRKRNVSPDKLYDLLALRIICDENSECYTIVGIVHNLWKPLDGRFKDYIAMPKANGYRSLHTTVMCDGKPLEIQIRTKAMDEAAEHGIASHWLYKKGKSRDFVDIEHLGIFNELRELRDGHVSNENFFSALKNDLLGDEIYVFTPKGQVVQLPAGSNAIDFAYRIHSAIGEKIVGAKADGKIIPLVEPLQNTQIIEILTNPQAHPTASQLAAVKTAKARQKIHAWLTAHDPTFTDKAKTETAQTANTTTSREIQETRRHKKGTGARTDTVQGTGKIRIGSSTNFFVTFAQCCKPKYPDAIVGYISRNRGITVHRADCLTYRRIQDIEHRSIEIDWDVENKK from the coding sequence ATGAGCAGAACCGTCACCGTCAAAGCCGATATGAACGATACCGCCGCACTGCTCGGCGAATTTTTCGGCGCCTTCGATTTTTATTCGGACGAAGACAAACGAAAAATAGAGGCGGCATGGAATCTCCTCTGCGAAAAATCGCGCGGCAAAATCCGAGCCGACGGCTCTCCGTACTGTCTGCATCCGCTCCGCATCGCATATATCCTCGCGCAAAACAAAATGGATTCAGAATCGATATGCGCGGCACTGCTCCACACGATATACGATTTCGACGTCGCAAAAGACGATATCCGCAAATTGTTCGATGAAAACACTTCACGTCTCATAGACGGTACGGCGAAGATCATGCACATGCCCGTCGGACATTCGACGATACAGCAGGCGGATGCGGTACGCAAAATGCTCTTCGCGATGGTAGACGACGTGCGAATCATCCTTATTAAAATCGCGGATAAACTCGATCAGATACGCTGTATCGATACGCTTCCCGAAGCGGCGCAGCGCTCGCTCGCCGCGGAGATAATCGACATCTGGGCGCCGCTTGCGGACAGGCTCGGCATGCAGGAAGAAAAAAACGAATTCGAAGATTTAAGTTTAAAGTATACGAATCCCGACGTGTTTTTGCAGATCAAAGCGATCGTCGCGCAAAAAAAAGACGAGCGGAACGCCTACCTCGAAAAAGCCGTAGAGCAGATCCGTTCGGCTGCACAAAAGGCGGGCATCCGTATCGCTGTCACGAGCCGCGCAAAACATTTTTATTCGATTTATCAAAAGATGAGAAAGCGCAACGTGTCGCCCGACAAGCTCTACGATCTGCTCGCGCTCCGCATCATCTGCGACGAAAACTCGGAATGCTATACGATCGTCGGTATCGTGCACAATCTTTGGAAGCCGCTCGACGGGCGATTTAAAGATTATATTGCGATGCCGAAGGCGAACGGCTACCGCTCGCTGCATACGACCGTTATGTGTGACGGAAAGCCGCTTGAAATACAGATACGCACAAAGGCGATGGACGAAGCGGCCGAACACGGTATCGCGAGCCACTGGCTGTATAAAAAAGGAAAGAGCCGCGACTTTGTCGACATCGAACACCTCGGCATTTTCAATGAACTGCGCGAACTGCGCGACGGTCACGTTTCGAACGAAAATTTTTTCAGCGCGCTGAAAAACGATCTGCTCGGCGATGAAATCTATGTGTTTACGCCGAAGGGGCAAGTCGTACAACTCCCGGCCGGCTCGAACGCGATCGACTTCGCATACCGCATCCACTCGGCTATCGGCGAAAAAATCGTCGGTGCAAAAGCGGACGGAAAAATCATCCCGCTCGTCGAGCCGCTGCAAAATACGCAGATCATCGAAATCCTCACGAATCCGCAGGCGCACCCGACGGCTTCTCAGCTCGCGGCGGTAAAAACCGCAAAAGCGCGGCAAAAGATCCACGCGTGGCTCACCGCACACGATCCGACCTTTACCGACAAAGCGAAAACGGAAACGGCACAGACCGCGAACACGACAACCTCCCGCGAAATTCAGGAAACAAGGCGGCACAAAAAGGGGACGGGAGCACGCACCGACACGGTACAGGGAACGGGCAAAATACGCATCGGAAGTTCGACGAATTTTTTCGTCACCTTCGCGCAGTGCTGCAAACCGAAATACCCCGATGCGATCGTCGGTTATATTTCGCGGAACAGGGGCATCACCGTGCACCGCGCCGACTGTCTCACCTACCGGCGCATTCAGGACATCGAACATCGCTCCATCGAAATCGACTGGGACGTGGAAAATAAAAAATAA